The Girardinichthys multiradiatus isolate DD_20200921_A chromosome 6, DD_fGirMul_XY1, whole genome shotgun sequence genome window below encodes:
- the LOC124869484 gene encoding myomegalin-like isoform X2, with protein sequence MLDIKMKETCRICGRELCGNQRRWIFHPASKLNLQVLLSHALGQELTRDGRGEFACSKCTFMLDRMYRFDTVIARVEALSIERLQRLLQEKHRLKQCIGGLYRRTNPQEGAVTFTGNNEGSGDGMVDISGLTHAKYCSLLQEDLVYSLYESWADDGLDCHHHHHPPCSAGPGSEATGAGSHHCRPSTPRCRGCSYWRVADSDYEAVCKVPRKLVRSTSCGPSTRYSASVIGGSITGGEAERKNDSEEAPSSRTLVPGTQDISRTSDSDRTLAGQASCSPSIASLETAEDTTQSGAMRDGSLISPGEAIEDHISDSLSEEHMGMTLSSPGPSLSLTLSLLQSYTVYRPVQHTRGSKLPVLIRRSSRNGATRLHFLDPLLGMPFGERDNHMPTPELETPLIRVNLEENHNLSYADMEDLLEDLYKEYPPPPPHQSLVEEQQTQLNQYECAAGQCVSELQKAQLQVQSLQAKIQESEANNMKLQEKLNEMECELRSLRQAAQHQERTIQGLTESITTKDSEAQELYHLIEGQNNTLCKLQELAHRNQLAQSQTPAGISECLTLAQLQGELVRVQSSLFSLGLELDASQRSLKQSQRQGDDLLRFKDRLNSDLQEALQHREVTEKHNQDLRCALQKIRSELQTKEVALKESEAEKIAAAQEKDRIIAQLERSLQDKEQQLQEYSEMLESTKSSKPRDALLEKLRERIKERDRALERSIDDKFCCLEEREGQVRSLQLALREKERDLERLRCILSNNEETITSLDALVRSKELELEQAAEAYRNLQWLKQKSEEKEKTALREKDTIIHQLHAALQARTQEIQDLTTTLVARVQAGPTGVVEELKAQLALKEKLFQELLSDRSQQTDEHQAQVQDLLNTLSSKDQYLQDYSYRLSLVISERTNEQQELRKQLTQTEQELYELRREKEREMGGETEHLRSLLKEKEAFIKELIQKQEEAVQEENEAEIKALKEEIQLVLKKEKEAQKEISDLRSSLAHQQIQSTATEDRTHHKAKCVLDQLVSEYNKLNDALKIEKRLYQNLTQLNRSDGNNSTEKIQTLHTDLDSVQALRGQLEEVLSRTRSMALALERAAKRQPDFGEFSSEDEEEVDDEESSSEEFTDSIEEDDNSLNSIQASAKPQRTADESGQLVEGTLHYIKQLEEAERALNVQLEKVPSQLEEDEYMSLSEMRSALQRLQQENEALKESQGRPRAVGQRRNTDSKLNPEEEKEGGSAEEEDEEFESSPVLSGKRGPPCVGIESGKRHCMRPCSLDLTSKQAETTIESTSGSSELGAIWQDIEEGLRDQAARLLSDLTLSLQENRELKERLMVSEATVHAQAEQLKDYRDLLTETSVQQASKQVQVDLQDLGYETCGRSENEAEREDASSPEFDDLEMCTSLSQPRDCEGVGGSWYTGNCSSNRGAYDMEDESASLQQLVQDLRSQLTRCHKVIRGLQLRVRSLSATSDYASSLERTPRKVNWAFERSAGPSGVEDDEGWLSDTQRVRPSSRPSRELLDLMERVASLEAQLKTTPAEGKGQAEEGKCATWPGKYNSLIQAQARELSHLRQRMREGHGVCHILTQHLGDTTKTFEELLRANDVDYYMGQCFREQLAQSSALAQRVLTKISGHEGAENHNEKTGHDLLAFRLNKELQQKDKLIESLHTKLQQRPETPSSCHALSETTDQSDRTSLVSDEYQSNEDLELCSEMVTTEFQEEQRLRQQGHASESAVCPSLPPLRGLLKASNSCPSMLCSATVGLNTPTGRAPFSAPISSLSVSSGPDVWGYEVISDPRPRALSVAGVCPELDMLYNQMHEQNRGFPVPQDKTRFGLSPSPHNQHDLSSYNQLSPHAFQHYQLGGIPEDHSIKSDSGLVRGRSLWDMDSVVQPAGALSGNQTSSSQTGVNLIEEHLQEVRCLRQRLEESIRTNEQLRQQLEQKLASTGRDGGAPTNIYIQGLDTVTQLSNEIRVLKEENLSLQSRLQASTDTNEEVVQLQEAVFAARTRLKQAELEAQQWKEELRRLHAHTQEQGQQIHALRQERQANQDKTNRLQHEMSLLQQQMSESRELIHSLQNELHVYDRVCFSTKANKGYLVEVAGFPVELGELLGEVRSLRAQLQSSVQENSALKQLELHKQLEQKLGVGSPRAPSLSALTASPQRETFYRRQLLHDPAPSPPVRDIGLFNCGSPGLPYSDLDDSHSPTNDPLDPHSELEGEAPDGSFANRNGRHAIGHVDDFSALQQQVLEGRSLIQRMETTLQACLGPPLLEGKQKEGSELVVDYGCVKSLLSNTKTLRQILEEAMSLLKMFWRAALPNTDHSTQNLKKEQCLKEEILSLKLRISEQEEVLKGTVQRLRSTSRTKESMEHFIVNQLSRTRDVLKKARTNLEKNELRLSSLSSSPFSPPAAEDPGGAARAQPPDRSVLRSNGFPGVTGAEANQCLATRKRSSQCLL encoded by the exons ATGCTTGATATCAAGATGAAGGAGACATGTAGAATCTGTGGCCGGGAGCTCTGCGGGAACCAGAGGCGGTGGATCTTCCACCCAGCCTCCAAACTCAACCTACAGGTGCTGCTGTCCCATGCCCTGGGTCAAGAACTGACCCGGGATGGCAGGGGGGAGTTTGCATGCTCTAAGTGCACCTTCATGCTGGACCGCATGTACCGCTTTGACACAGTCATTGCCCGAGTGGAGGCTCTGTCCATCGAAAGGCTGCAGCGGCTCTTGCAAGAGAAGCATCGGCTGAAGCAGTGCATCGGCGGTTTGTACCGGAGGACTAATCCGCAGGAGGGGGCTGTGACATTTACTGGAAATAATGAAGGGTCTGGAGATGGAATGGTGGATATTTCAGGTCTAACCCACGCAAAGTACTGTTCCCTGCTCCAGGAGGATTTGGTCTACTCTTTGTACGAGTCCTGGGCTGATGATGGGCTGGACTGCCACCATCACCACCACCCTCCGTGTTCTGCTGGTCCAGGGTCAGAGGCCACAGGTGCAGGCTCACACCACTGTCGACCCAGCACTCCCAGATGTCGAGGATGCTCCTACTGGCGGGTGGCAGACTCTGACTATGAAGCTGTGTGTAAAGTGCCCAGAAAGCTGGTAAGAAGTACCTCTTGTGGACCATCAACGAGATACTCAGCAAGCGTCATAGGAGGGAGTATAACAGGTGGAGAAGCGGAGAGAAAGAACGATTCAGAGGAGGCCCCGTCATCTCGAACTCTGGTCCCTGGAACTCAGGATATTTCCAGGACTTCAGACAGTGATCGCACACTGGCTGGACAAGCCAGCTGCAGCCCATCAATCGCATCCCTGGAGACGGCCGAAGACACCACTCAATCTGGAGCAATGAGAGATGGATCACTGATCTCCCCTGGCGAAGCGATAGAAGACCATATATCTGACTCTCTGTCTGAGGAGCACATGGGAATGACACTGTCCTCACCTGGGCCCAGCCTGTCTCTGACCCTCAGTTTGCTGCAAAGCTATACAGTCTACCGGCCAGTCCAGCACACTAGAGGAAGCAAACTGCCGGTCCTCATCCGACGAAGCTCCAGGAATGGAGCCACGCGGCTGCATTTCCTAGATCCTCTACTAGGGATGCCTTTTGGAGAAAGAGACAACCACATGCCCACTCCCGAGCTGGAGACCCCTTTGATCAGGGTGAATTTGGAAGAGAATCACAATCTGAGCTATGCTGACATGGAGGATTTATTGGAAGACTTGTACAAAGAATATCCTCCCCCTCCTCCACATCAG AGCCTCGTTGaggagcagcagactcaacTCAACCAGTACGAATGTGCAGCGGGTCAGTGCGTCAGCGAGCTGCAAAAGGCACAGCTCCAGGTGCAATCTCTGCAGGCCAAGATTCAGGAGAGCGAGGCAAACAACATG aagctacaggagaagctgaaCGAGATGGAGTGTGAGCTGCGTTCGCTCCGACAGGCGGCTCAGCATCAGGAAAGAACCATTCAGGGCCTCACAGAGTCCATCACTACCAAAGACAGTGAG GCACAGGAGCTGTACCATCTGATTGAAGGCCAAAACAACACTCTGTGTAAGCTGCAAGAACTGGCCCACCGTAACCAGCTTGCTCAAAGCCAG aCTCCTGCAGGCATTAGTGAGTGCCTAACACTTGCCCAGCTTCAGGGTGAGTTGGTCAGGGTGCAGAGCTCGCTGTTCTCGCTGGGTCTGGAGTTGGATGCCAGTCAGAGGAGTCTAAAACAGAGCCAAAGGCAAGGGGACGACCTGCTGAGATTTAAGGACAGACTGAACTCTGACCTACAAGAAGCACTGCAGCACAGGGAGGTCACCGAAAAACACAACCAG GACCTGCGCTGTGCTCTGCAGAAAATTCGCTCTGAGCTTCAGACCAAAGAGGTGGCTCTGAAGGAGTCCGAGGCAGAGAAGATTGCAGCAGCACaggagaaagacagaatcattgCACAGCTCGAACGTTCCCTGCAGGACAAGGAGCAACAACTGCAG GAGTATTCTGAGATGTTGGAGTCGACAAAAAGCTCCAAACCAAGAGATGCACTGCTGGAGAAGCTGAGAGAGCGGATTAAAGAGAGAGATAGAGCTCTGGAG CGCTCCATAGATGACAAGTTCTGCTGTCTGGAGGAACGCGAGGGCCAGGTGAGGTCGCTGCAGCTCGCCCTCAGGGAGAAGGAGCGGGACCTGGAGAGGCTCCGCTGCATCCTGTCCAACAACGAGGAAACCATCACG AGTTTGGACGCTCTGGTGCGCAGTAAAGAGCTGGAGCTGGAGCAGGCCGCAGAGGCCTACAGGAACCTGCAGTGGCTAAAACAGAAGAGCGAGGAGAAGGAGAAAACTGCTCTGAGAGAGAAGGACACCATTATTCACCAGCTGCATGCGGCCCTGCAAGCACGCACCCAGGAGATACAG GATCTAACTACCACGCTTGTTGCCCGGGTCCAGGCTGGTCCCACTGGGGTTGTGGAGGAGCTGAAGGCTCAGCTCGCTCTTAAAGAGAAGCTCTTCCAGGAGCTGCTGTCCGACCGCAGCCAGCAGACTGATGAACACCAAGCACAGGTCCAAGATCTGCTCAACACGCTCAGCTCCAAAGACCAGTATCTCCAG gacTACTCCTACAGGCTTTCCTTAGTGATCAGTGAGCGCACGAACGAGCAGCAGGAACTTCGCAAACAGTTGACACAGACGGAGCAGGAACTGTATGAGCTGAGGAGGGAGAAGGAGAGGGAGATGGGAGGAGAGACGGAGCATCTACGAAGCCTGCTCAAAGAAAAGGAGGCCTTTATTAAG GAGCTGATTCAGAAGCAGGAGGAGGCTGTGCAGGAGGAGAATGAGGCTGAAATTAAGGCTCTGAAGGAGGAGATTCAGCTGGTGCTGAAGAAGGAGAAGGAGGCTCAG AAGGAAATCTCTGATCTGCGTTCTTCTCTGGCCCATCAGCAGATACAGAGTACAGCGACAGAAGACCGCACTCATCACAAGGCAAAA TGTGTGCTGGATCAGCTGGTGTCTGAGTACAACAAGCTGAATGATGCCCTAAAGATAGAAAAGAGGTTATACCAAAATCTGACACAGCTTAACAGGAGTGATGG AAACAACAGCACAGAGAAGATCCAGACCCTGCACACTGATCTGGATTCAGTTCAGGCACTTCGAGGGCAGCTAGAGGAGGTTCTGTCCAGGACCCGTAGCATGGCCCTGGCACTGGAGCGGGCAGCTAAAAGGCAGCCTGACTTTGGAG AGTTCAGCTCAGAAGACGAGGAGGAGGTAGACGATGAAGAAAGCAGCAGTGAAGAGTTCACTGACAGCATAGAGGAGGATGATAACAGCCTGAACTCCATTCAG GCTTCAGCGAAGCCTCAAAGAACTGCTGATGAGTCTGGACAGCTGGTAGAGGGGACATTACACTATATAAAGCAGCTTGAAGAAGCTGAGAGGGCTCTAAATGTTCAGCTTGAAAAAGTGCCATCACAGCTGGAAGAGGATGAATACATGTCTTTATCTGAGATGAG GAGTGCCCTGCAGAGGTTGCAGCAGGAGAATGAGGCTTTGAAAGAAAGTCAGGGACGACCCAGAGCAGTGGGGCAGAGGAGGAACACAGACAGTAAACTGAACCCAGAAGAGGAGAAGGAGGGTGGAAGTGCAgaggaagaggatgaagagTTTGAATCATCTCCAGTCTTGTCGGGGAAGCGAGGGCCCCCTTGTGTTGGCATCGAGTCGGGGAAGAGGCACTGCATGAGGCCATGCTCACTGGACCTGACGTCCAAACAAGCTGAGACG ACGATAGAGTCCACCAGTGGCAGCAGTGAGCTGGGAGCAATTTGGCAGGATATAGAGGAGGGTCTCCGGGATCAGGCAGCTCGTCTGCTCTCAGACCTGACTCTGAGCCTCCAGGAGAACAGAGAGCTAAAAGAGAGATTGATGGTGTCCGAAGCCACTGTCCATGCTCAGGCTGAGCAACTCAAGGACTACAGAGATCTGCTAA CAGAGACATCTGTGCAGCAGGCCAGTAAGCAGGTGCAGGTGGATCTTCAGGATCTAGGCTACGAAACTTGTGGGCGCAGTGAGAACGAAGCAGAGAGAGAGGACGCCAGCAGTCCAG AGTTTGACGACTTGGAGATGTGCACATCACTGTCCCAACCACGGGACTGTGAAGGCGTGGGTGGCAGCTGGTACACTGGGAACTGTAGCAGTAACAGAGGAGCTTATGACATGGAGGATGAGTCTGCATCACTCCAGCAACTTGTGCAGGATCTGCGCTCTCAGCTTACCCGCTGCCACAAGGTGATCCGTGGACTCCAATTACGAGTTCGCTCGTTGTCCGCCACGAGCGACTACGCCTCCAGCCTGGAGCGCACGCCCCGCAAG GTAAACTGGGCGTTTGAGAGATCAGCAGGCCCCAGTGGAGTGGAGGATGATGAAGGTTGGCTGTCAGACACGCAGAGAGTTCGCCCCAGCTCCAGGCCTAGCAGGGAGCTGCTGGATCTTATGGAACGTGTTGCATCACTTGAGGCTCAGCTGAAAACCACTCCTGCAGAGGGCAAAGGTCAAGCAGAAGAGGGGAAATGTGCCACCTGGCCTGG gAAGTATAACTCTCTGATCCAGGCACAAGCTCGTGAGCTGTCCCACCTCAGGCAGAGAATGAGAGAGGGCCATGGGGTCTGCCACATCCTGACACAACACCTGGGAGATACCACCAAG ACTTTTGAAGAGCTCCTGCGGGCCAACGATGTTGATTACTACATGGGTCAGTGCTTCAGAGAGCAGCTGGCTCAGAGCAGTGCCCTGGCACAGAGAGTGCTCACCAAAATTAGTGGAC ATGAGGGTGCCGAGAACCACAATGAAAAAACAGGCCATGACCTGCTTGCCTTCAG GCTGAATAAGGAGCTACAGCAGAAAGATAAACTAATTGAGTCACTCCACACCAAGCTCCAGCAGCGTCCTGAGACTCCATCGAGCTGCCACGCCCTCTCTGAGACCACCGACCAATCAGACAGGACCTCCTTGGTGTCTGATGAGTACCAAAGCAATGAAGACTTGGAGCTGTGCTCGGAGATGGTAACCACAGAgtttcaggaggagcagcggctgCGGCAGCAAGGGCATGCATCAGAATCTGCCG TCTGTCCATCTCTACCACCTCTTCGTGGCCTCCTCAAGGCTTCCAACAGCTGTCCCAGTATGCTTTGCTCAGCCACTGTAGGTCTGAATACTCCTACAGGTAGAG CCCCTTTCAGTGCACCCATCTCCTCCCTCTCTGTATCCTCTGGCCCTGACGTCTGGGGTTATGAAGTCATTTCTGACCCCCGGCCCAGGGCCCTGTCTGTTGCCGGTGTTTGCCCAGAGCTGGACATGCTCTACAATCAGATGCATGAGCAGAACAGGG GCTTTCCAGTTCCCCAGGACAAGACCCGGTTTGGTCTTTCACCCAGCCCTCATAACCAGCATGACCTCTCAAGCTACAACCAGCTATCCCCTCATGCCTTTCAACACTACCAGCTTGGTGGCATCCCTGAGGACCACTCCATTAAATCTGACTCAGGTCTTGTAAGAGGAAGGTCTCTGTGGGACATGGACAGCGTAGTTCAGCCAGCTGGGGCCCTTTCTGGAAACCAGACGTCAAGCAGCCAAACAG GAGTAAATTTGATCGAGGAGCACCTTCAGGAGGTGAGATGTCTTCGTCAGCGCTTGGAGGAGTCCATTAGGACCAATGAGCAGCTTAGACAGCAGCTGGAACAGAAACTCGCCTCCACTGGGCGGGATGGAG GAGCACCAACAAACATCTATATTCAGGGCCTGGACACAGTGACCCAACTTTCTAATGAAATCAGGGTCCTGAAAGAGGAAAATCTTAGTCTACAGTCTCGTCTGCAGGCCAGCACAG ACACCAATGAGGAGGTGGTGCAACTGCAGGAGGCTGTCTTTGCAGCCAGAACCCGCTTGAAGCAGGCCGAGCTGGAGGCACAGCAGTGGAAGGAGGAGCTGAGACGTCTTCATGCTCACACTCAGGAGCAGGGACAGCAGATTCATGCTCTGAGGCAGGAGCGACAGGCCAACCAGGACAAAACCAACAG GCTACAGCATGAGATGTCCCTGCTGCAACAGCAGATGAGTGAGAGCAGAGAGCTGATCCACTCGCTGCAGAATGAACTGCATGTTTACGATCGCGTGTGTTTCAGCACCAAAGCCAACAAAG GGTATCTGGTTGAGGTCGCAGGTTTCCCAGTGGAGCTGGGGGAGTTGCTGGGGGAGGTCAGGAGTCTGCGGGCCCAGCTCCAGAGCAGCGTCCAGGAAAACAGTGCTCTAAAGCAGCTGGAGCTCCACAAGCAGCTGGAGCAAAAGTTAGGTGTTGGGTCACCCAGAGCTCCATCTCTGTCTGCGCTCACCGCCAGCCCTCAGAGGGAAACCTTCTACAGACGACAGCTGCTACACG ACCCAGCACCGTCTCCACCAGTCAGGGACATTGGTCTGTTTAACTGTGGATCACCTGGTCTCCCCTATTCAGACCTGGATGACAGCCATAGCCCAACCAATG ACCCTCTTGACCCACACTCAGAACTAGAAGGGGAAGCACCTGATGGATCATTTGCAAACCGTAACGGTCGCCACGCCATTGGCCACGTTGATGACTTCAGCGCTCTACAGCAGCAAGTCCTAGAGGGCCGGAGCCTCATTCAGCGCATGGAGACAACATTGCAGGCCTGCCTCGGCCCACCGCTGCTTGAGGGCAAGCAGAAAGAGGGCAGCGAGCTG GTTGTGGACTATGGATGTGTAAAGAGTCTTTTGTCCAACACCAAGACTCTGAGGCAGATCTTGGAGGAGGcaatgtctctgctgaagatgTTCTGGAGAGCAGCTCTTCCTAACACAGATCACTCCACACAAAACCTTAAGAAG gagcAGTGCCTGAAGGAGGAGATTTTGTCCTTGAAGCTGCGTATATCTGAGCAGGAAGAAGTTCTCAAAGGGACAGTACAAAGACTGAGGAGCACCAGCCGCACCAAGGAAAGCATGGAGCACTTCATCGTCAACCAGT tATCCCGAACTCGTGATGTGCTGAAAAAAGCTAGGACGAATTTAGAG AAGAACGAGCTGAGACTCTCCTCTCTAAGCTCCTCCCCCTTCTCTCCTCCTGCTG CTGAGGACCCTGGAGGTGCTGCCAGAGCACAGCCTCCTGATCGCAGTGTCCTGAGGAGCAACGGCTTTCCTGGAGTCACCGGAGCAGAAGCTAATCAGTGTCTGGCAACAAGGAAGCGCAGCAGCCAGTGTCTGCTTTAG